The following coding sequences lie in one Paraburkholderia largidicola genomic window:
- a CDS encoding LysR family transcriptional regulator codes for MDLKQIQYFIALFEDGSVTRAAKRLNIVQPALSMQIAKLEEELHQQLFDRGAHGMAPTAAGRLMYRLFLPIMRDLAHARQQLVQRDEVVTGHVGIGLIASVTESVLADSLARFHARYPHVEVTVADGYSATFIDWVSGGQLDAALINKPRARLSLDSQPLLDEEMVLATSVAHGPELPHSIELAQLHELELVLPTKRNGLRGVLDTAAQHEDVMLAPRFEIDVLSTIVALVEKTRFATILPRIVVGRAVREGTLRAYPILAPRIVRHIVRVSHPRRPLSAAAEALIAIIADELRQVSSAMDVGVPVTSKEAAG; via the coding sequence ATGGACCTCAAGCAAATCCAGTATTTCATCGCGTTGTTCGAAGACGGCTCGGTCACACGCGCGGCCAAGCGGCTGAACATCGTGCAGCCCGCGCTCAGCATGCAGATCGCGAAGCTGGAGGAGGAGTTGCACCAGCAACTTTTCGATCGCGGCGCGCACGGCATGGCGCCCACTGCGGCGGGGCGGCTGATGTACCGGCTGTTTCTGCCCATCATGCGCGACCTCGCGCACGCGCGGCAGCAACTCGTGCAGCGCGATGAAGTGGTGACGGGGCATGTGGGGATCGGGCTGATCGCGTCGGTGACGGAAAGCGTGCTCGCGGATTCGCTGGCGCGGTTTCATGCGCGCTATCCGCATGTCGAGGTCACGGTGGCCGACGGCTACAGCGCAACGTTCATCGATTGGGTGTCGGGCGGTCAGCTCGACGCCGCGCTGATCAACAAACCGCGCGCGCGACTATCGCTCGACTCGCAGCCGCTGCTCGACGAGGAGATGGTGCTCGCGACCAGCGTCGCGCATGGGCCGGAATTGCCGCATTCGATCGAACTCGCGCAACTGCACGAACTGGAACTCGTATTGCCCACTAAACGCAACGGTTTGCGCGGCGTGCTCGATACGGCGGCGCAACATGAAGACGTGATGCTCGCACCGCGCTTCGAAATCGATGTGCTGTCAACCATCGTCGCGCTCGTCGAGAAAACGCGCTTCGCGACAATATTGCCGCGTATCGTGGTCGGACGCGCAGTGCGTGAGGGGACGCTGCGCGCGTATCCGATCCTCGCGCCGCGCATCGTGCGGCATATCGTGCGCGTGAGCCATCCGCGCCGGCCCCTCAGCGCCGCGGCAGAAGCGCTAATTGCGATCATCGCCGACGAGTTGCGGCAGGTGTCCAGCGCGATGGATGTGGGCGTGCCCGTGACGTCGAAGGAAGCGGCTGGCTGA
- a CDS encoding xanthine dehydrogenase family protein molybdopterin-binding subunit, producing MNQRDMNVAEAPIVAERDEATQARTAKHVGRPMQRLEDPAILTGRGRYGDDIGVKPGTLHAAVLRSPHAHAELVSIDASAAEKLPGVRAVLTRDDLRPWSRPFVVGVKSPMEQWALAMDRVRYVGEPVAVVMAESRALAEDALDLIKVDYAQLDPVTSIEQSMRDDAPVLHERVGTNVISDRHFRYGEPEAAFEQAAHRVKVVTHYPRNSCAPIECGVVIAEYLSGDEGYDVTSNFMGPFSLHAVMAMALNVPANRLRHKAPRDSGGSFGVKQAVFPYVVLMCLASRKAGAPVKWVEDRLEHLSAATSATARLSTIEAAVESDGRITALSYDQLEDCGGYVRAPEPATFYRMHGCLTGAYAIPNLLVRNRVVLTNKTPTGLVRGFGGPQVYFALERLIQRIAIELNLDVLDVYRRNFVSADAFPYRAAAGALLDSGNYQEALRRALSDGGHAELVARRDAARKQGRLYGIGFAAIVEPSVSNMGYITTVMPAEARKKAGPKNGAIASATVSVDLLGGVNVTIASTPAGQGHMTVCAQVVADVLGLDPKDIVVNVEFDTHKDAWSVASGNYSSRFAGAVAGTVHLAAMRVRDKLARVLAKQFGCVPDDVRFEGARIFPKDAEERALPFGRAASNAPHWAPALLPDGEEPGLRETVFWSPPHMDAPDENDRINTSAAYGFAFDMCGIELDRATGHVRIDRYVTAHDAGTLLNPALADGQIRGAFAQGLGAALLEEFRYGADGSFQSGTLADYLMPTTCEVPDPLIVHLETPSPFTPLGAKGLGEGNNMSTPVCIANAVADALGIDDIRLPLTPSKVMALIGIDDPEPSRPEYREAATSKPATPGGGRALTAQGTVDLPATPEAIFAVLLDPTALAKVIPGCHALEATGPNQYRADVTIGVGMIKARFEARIGLSEIDAPHRLRLAGAGISPLGSARGNGLVELAPTANGTRLTYDYEAQVSGKVAAVGGRMLEGAAKVVLRQLFEALGRQAAGQPLSTDGSSLARLFRRLFARFRRQA from the coding sequence ATGAACCAGCGCGACATGAACGTTGCCGAAGCCCCTATCGTTGCGGAGCGCGACGAGGCCACGCAGGCACGCACAGCGAAACATGTCGGCCGTCCGATGCAGCGGCTCGAAGACCCGGCGATCCTGACGGGCCGCGGCCGCTATGGCGACGACATCGGCGTGAAGCCGGGCACGCTGCACGCCGCCGTGCTGCGCTCGCCGCATGCGCACGCTGAACTCGTTTCGATCGATGCAAGCGCCGCAGAGAAGCTGCCCGGCGTACGCGCCGTGCTGACGCGCGACGATCTGCGCCCATGGTCGCGCCCCTTCGTGGTCGGCGTGAAGTCGCCGATGGAGCAATGGGCGCTGGCGATGGATCGCGTGCGCTATGTCGGCGAGCCGGTGGCCGTCGTGATGGCGGAATCGCGCGCGCTCGCCGAAGACGCACTCGATCTCATCAAAGTGGACTACGCGCAGCTCGATCCTGTTACGTCGATCGAGCAATCGATGCGCGACGACGCGCCCGTTCTGCACGAGCGCGTCGGCACCAACGTGATCAGCGACCGGCACTTCCGCTACGGCGAGCCCGAGGCGGCCTTCGAGCAGGCTGCGCATCGCGTGAAGGTCGTTACGCACTATCCGCGCAACTCGTGCGCGCCGATCGAATGCGGCGTCGTGATCGCGGAATATCTGTCGGGCGACGAAGGCTACGACGTCACGTCGAATTTCATGGGCCCGTTCTCGCTGCACGCCGTCATGGCGATGGCCTTGAACGTGCCCGCGAACCGCTTGCGTCACAAGGCCCCGCGCGACTCGGGCGGCAGCTTCGGCGTGAAGCAGGCGGTGTTTCCGTATGTCGTGCTGATGTGCCTCGCGTCGCGCAAGGCGGGCGCCCCCGTCAAGTGGGTCGAGGACCGGCTCGAACATCTGAGCGCGGCCACGTCCGCGACGGCACGGCTGTCGACGATCGAAGCCGCCGTCGAAAGCGACGGCCGCATCACCGCCCTCTCCTACGATCAACTGGAAGACTGCGGCGGCTACGTGCGCGCGCCCGAGCCCGCCACGTTCTACCGGATGCACGGCTGCCTGACGGGCGCCTACGCGATCCCGAATCTGCTGGTGCGCAACCGCGTCGTGCTGACCAACAAAACGCCCACGGGGCTCGTGCGCGGTTTCGGCGGCCCGCAGGTGTATTTCGCGCTCGAACGGCTGATCCAGCGCATTGCCATCGAGTTGAATCTCGACGTGCTCGACGTCTATCGCCGCAATTTCGTGTCCGCCGATGCCTTTCCGTATCGGGCGGCAGCGGGCGCGCTGCTCGATTCAGGCAACTATCAGGAAGCGCTGCGGCGCGCGCTGTCGGATGGCGGCCATGCGGAACTGGTCGCGCGCCGCGACGCCGCGCGCAAGCAAGGCCGGCTCTATGGCATCGGCTTCGCGGCCATCGTCGAACCGTCGGTGTCGAACATGGGCTACATCACGACCGTGATGCCCGCCGAAGCACGCAAGAAAGCCGGTCCCAAGAACGGCGCGATTGCGAGCGCGACCGTGAGCGTCGATCTGCTTGGCGGCGTGAACGTGACGATCGCATCGACGCCCGCGGGGCAAGGGCATATGACCGTGTGCGCGCAGGTCGTGGCCGACGTGCTCGGCCTCGATCCGAAAGACATCGTCGTCAATGTCGAGTTCGATACGCACAAGGATGCATGGTCCGTCGCATCGGGCAATTACTCCAGCCGCTTTGCTGGTGCGGTCGCAGGCACCGTGCATCTGGCCGCGATGCGTGTGCGCGACAAGCTCGCGCGGGTCCTTGCGAAGCAGTTCGGCTGCGTACCCGATGACGTGCGCTTCGAAGGCGCGCGCATCTTTCCGAAGGATGCTGAAGAGCGCGCACTGCCGTTCGGCCGCGCCGCGAGCAATGCGCCGCACTGGGCGCCCGCGCTGCTGCCCGATGGCGAAGAGCCGGGCTTGCGCGAGACCGTGTTCTGGTCGCCGCCGCATATGGACGCACCGGATGAGAACGACCGCATCAATACCTCGGCGGCCTACGGCTTTGCATTCGACATGTGCGGCATCGAACTGGACCGCGCGACGGGCCATGTGCGCATCGACCGGTATGTAACGGCGCATGATGCCGGCACGCTGTTGAACCCCGCGCTCGCCGATGGCCAGATTCGCGGCGCGTTCGCGCAGGGTCTCGGCGCGGCATTGCTCGAAGAGTTCCGCTATGGCGCGGACGGCAGCTTCCAGTCGGGCACGCTCGCCGACTATCTGATGCCGACCACGTGCGAAGTCCCCGATCCGCTGATCGTCCATCTGGAAACGCCCTCGCCGTTCACGCCGCTCGGCGCAAAAGGCCTGGGCGAAGGCAACAACATGAGCACGCCCGTGTGCATCGCCAACGCGGTCGCGGACGCGCTCGGCATCGACGATATCCGCTTGCCGCTCACGCCTTCGAAGGTGATGGCGCTGATCGGCATCGACGATCCCGAACCTTCGCGGCCCGAGTATCGCGAAGCAGCGACATCGAAGCCCGCGACGCCCGGCGGCGGACGTGCGCTCACCGCGCAAGGCACCGTCGATCTGCCCGCCACGCCCGAAGCGATCTTTGCGGTGCTGCTCGATCCCACCGCGCTGGCGAAGGTCATTCCCGGCTGCCACGCGCTCGAAGCGACGGGACCGAACCAGTACCGCGCAGACGTGACGATCGGCGTCGGCATGATCAAGGCGCGTTTCGAGGCGCGTATCGGCTTGTCCGAGATCGATGCGCCGCATCGGTTGCGGCTGGCGGGCGCGGGCATTTCGCCGCTCGGCAGCGCGCGCGGCAACGGGCTGGTCGAACTTGCGCCGACTGCCAACGGTACGCGCCTCACGTACGACTACGAAGCCCAGGTGTCAGGCAAGGTCGCAGCCGTCGGCGGACGCATGCTCGAAGGCGCGGCAAAGGTCGTGTTACGGCAACTATTCGAGGCGCTCGGACGACAGGCGGCGGGTCAACCGCTCTCAACGGACGGTTCGTCGCTCGCGCGGCTGTTCCGGCGTCTCTTTGCACGCTTCAGGAGGCAAGCATGA
- a CDS encoding LysR family transcriptional regulator, translating into MNLRALQCFVTLAEELNFSRAAERLHIAQPALSQQIRALEDRLGTQLIDRTRRPLRLTEAGQYLCTEAKQILGSLEQATLGATEIGMGRRGWLSVGFTRSAMYSILPPALKAFHREFPQVELKLYEMLTDEQSDALRDMRIHVGIGRQPLAMSGYTSRVLLREQLVVVMALDHPLAKRKKVKIAELADTPLILYPKHQNAQYKRSVLSLYRDAGVTPFIAHQAYEIQTAIALVAAGLGVTVVGESVARHGRTDVVYRHLEGPGSAQRSTLAATYRDDDTSPHLLAFLRCLPPPLADNGTL; encoded by the coding sequence ATGAACCTCAGAGCGCTTCAATGTTTCGTGACGCTCGCTGAAGAGCTGAACTTCAGCCGCGCCGCCGAGCGTCTGCATATTGCGCAACCCGCGCTCAGCCAGCAGATCCGCGCATTGGAAGACCGGCTCGGCACACAACTGATCGACCGCACGCGCCGGCCGCTGCGACTCACGGAGGCCGGGCAGTACCTGTGCACCGAGGCGAAACAGATCCTCGGCTCGCTGGAACAGGCGACGCTCGGTGCGACCGAAATCGGCATGGGCCGGCGCGGCTGGCTGAGTGTCGGCTTCACGCGCTCGGCGATGTACAGCATCCTGCCGCCTGCGCTGAAGGCCTTTCATCGCGAGTTTCCGCAGGTCGAACTGAAGCTCTATGAAATGCTCACCGACGAACAAAGCGACGCGCTGCGCGACATGCGCATTCACGTCGGTATAGGGCGACAGCCGCTCGCGATGTCGGGCTACACGTCGCGCGTACTGTTGCGCGAGCAGCTCGTCGTCGTGATGGCGCTCGATCATCCGCTAGCAAAACGAAAGAAAGTCAAAATCGCCGAACTCGCCGATACGCCGTTGATCCTGTATCCGAAGCATCAGAATGCGCAGTACAAGCGCTCGGTGCTGTCGCTGTATCGGGATGCGGGCGTGACGCCGTTCATCGCCCATCAGGCTTACGAAATACAGACGGCGATTGCGCTCGTCGCGGCGGGGCTGGGCGTGACGGTGGTGGGGGAATCGGTTGCGCGGCATGGACGTACGGATGTCGTGTACCGCCACCTGGAAGGGCCGGGCTCGGCGCAGCGTTCGACCCTCGCCGCTACCTATCGCGACGACGACACGTCGCCGCATCTGCTCGCATTCTTACGCTGCCTTCCGCCGCCGCTCGCCGACAACGGCACACTATAA
- a CDS encoding UbiX family flavin prenyltransferase codes for MTERATRKPRIVVGISGASGAMIGVRLLAALRRLGTHETHLIVSASGAITAAQELGLTRSDLDGLADVVHSVRDIGATIASGSFVTEGMVIAPCSMKTLASVANGFADNLLTRAADVMLKERRRLVLVARETPLNLAHLRNMTLATEMGAIVMPPVPAFYAHPKTIEDVVDHTVGRILDLFAIEHREIVKRWSGLADEFASRRDDDGADR; via the coding sequence ATGACTGAGCGCGCTACCCGCAAGCCACGCATCGTGGTCGGCATATCGGGCGCAAGCGGCGCGATGATCGGCGTGCGCCTGCTCGCCGCGCTGCGTCGACTCGGCACGCACGAGACGCATCTGATCGTGTCGGCGTCGGGCGCCATCACGGCAGCGCAGGAACTGGGCCTCACGCGCAGCGATCTCGACGGACTCGCGGATGTCGTCCATAGCGTGCGCGACATCGGCGCAACCATCGCGAGCGGCTCGTTCGTGACGGAAGGCATGGTGATTGCGCCCTGCTCGATGAAAACGCTCGCCAGCGTCGCGAACGGCTTCGCGGACAACCTGTTGACGCGCGCCGCCGACGTGATGCTCAAGGAGCGCCGTCGCCTCGTGCTGGTTGCGCGCGAAACGCCGCTCAACCTCGCGCACTTGCGCAACATGACGCTGGCCACCGAAATGGGCGCCATCGTGATGCCGCCCGTGCCCGCTTTCTACGCGCATCCGAAGACCATCGAAGACGTTGTCGATCACACCGTTGGACGCATTCTGGATCTGTTCGCCATCGAGCATCGCGAGATCGTAAAGCGCTGGAGCGGTCTCGCCGATGAATTTGCGAGCCGCCGCGACGATGATGGAGCCGATCGATGA
- a CDS encoding UbiD family decarboxylase, producing MNTRDAATQGALSATSFSPPRTWAEPSGVLTLRGWLAHLARTGRLATIDGPIALEHELAAVAKRLDGTQAAFFTRPGRHDMPVVSGFMSKRAWIAEAMGVEEHALLTRFRDAADAPIASQQVARAEAACQQIVHTDAIDLHALLPIPTHSEHDNGPYITAGLVIARNPRTGVQNVSINRIQVHGRDRMAILLLPRHLHAFQKAAEADGDALDVAIAIGVDPLTMLASQAITPIDHDELEIAGALQGAPLPVVQCVTNGVHVPAFAEIVIEGRILPDVREPEGPFGEFPKYYSAKEAREVIEVTAVTHRRDPIFHTIVPAEMEHLLLGGIPREATLLAHLQRSHPGVKDVHLSVGGVCRYHLWIQFDKKREGEAKNVILCAFGAHYDIKQVVVVDTDVDVHDPAEIEWAIATRFQADRDLIVIDGAQGSPLDPSTTVGQPDDAPPHLQGVSAKMGLDATRPVVYSAHVFTRVRIPGEDTVDLDALVATDNAAFDAWLARHHD from the coding sequence ATGAACACTCGCGACGCCGCGACCCAAGGCGCCTTGTCGGCCACGTCGTTTTCGCCGCCCCGCACGTGGGCCGAGCCTTCGGGCGTGCTCACGCTGCGCGGCTGGCTCGCGCATCTGGCCCGTACGGGGCGTCTCGCGACGATCGACGGCCCCATCGCGCTCGAACACGAACTGGCCGCTGTCGCCAAGCGCCTCGACGGCACGCAGGCTGCGTTCTTCACGCGGCCGGGCCGCCACGACATGCCCGTGGTGAGTGGCTTCATGTCGAAGCGCGCGTGGATCGCGGAGGCAATGGGCGTCGAGGAACATGCCTTGCTCACGCGCTTTCGCGATGCCGCCGACGCGCCCATCGCGTCGCAGCAGGTCGCACGCGCTGAGGCGGCCTGTCAGCAGATCGTTCATACAGATGCAATCGACCTGCACGCGCTGTTGCCGATTCCGACCCACAGCGAACACGACAACGGCCCTTACATTACGGCGGGCCTCGTGATTGCGCGCAATCCGCGCACCGGTGTGCAGAACGTGTCGATCAACCGCATTCAGGTGCATGGCCGCGACCGCATGGCGATTCTTCTGTTGCCGCGCCATCTGCACGCGTTCCAGAAGGCCGCCGAAGCAGACGGCGACGCGCTCGACGTCGCCATCGCCATCGGCGTCGATCCGCTGACGATGCTCGCCTCGCAAGCCATCACGCCCATCGATCACGATGAACTGGAAATAGCCGGTGCGTTGCAAGGCGCGCCGCTGCCCGTCGTGCAGTGCGTGACGAACGGCGTGCACGTGCCCGCGTTCGCGGAGATCGTGATCGAAGGACGCATCCTGCCGGACGTGCGCGAGCCCGAAGGCCCGTTCGGCGAGTTCCCGAAGTACTACAGCGCGAAGGAAGCGCGCGAGGTGATCGAGGTCACGGCCGTCACACATCGGCGCGACCCGATTTTTCATACCATCGTCCCCGCGGAAATGGAGCATTTGCTGCTCGGCGGCATTCCGCGTGAAGCGACGCTGCTTGCTCACCTTCAACGCAGCCATCCCGGCGTGAAGGACGTGCATCTGTCGGTGGGCGGCGTGTGCCGTTATCACCTGTGGATCCAGTTCGACAAGAAGCGCGAAGGCGAAGCGAAAAACGTGATTCTGTGCGCGTTCGGCGCGCACTACGATATCAAGCAGGTGGTCGTCGTCGATACGGATGTGGACGTGCATGATCCCGCTGAAATCGAATGGGCCATCGCGACGCGCTTCCAGGCCGATCGCGATCTCATCGTGATCGACGGCGCGCAAGGCTCGCCCCTCGATCCGTCGACGACCGTCGGTCAGCCCGACGACGCACCGCCGCATCTGCAAGGCGTCAGCGCGAAGATGGGGCTCGACGCGACGCGGCCCGTCGTCTATTCCGCCCATGTGTTCACGCGTGTGCGGATTCCGGGCGAAGACACGGTCGATCTCGACGCTCTCGTCGCCACGGATAACGCCGCGTTCGACGCCTGGCTGGCTCGCCATCATGACTGA